Proteins encoded by one window of Hafnia alvei:
- the fucR gene encoding L-fucose operon activator → MKTDRHQAIVQLIRQHETLTTEDLAELLHVSKETIRRDLNTLQAQGKIIRQHGRAKSIKRDTQDNGDPFSARLKSHFTSKADIARQTLPWIDAGMTIALDASSTCWYLAKQLPDIDITVFTNSVRICQELSKREHIQLISSGGLLQRKYACYVNPAILSQLKELEIDLFIFSCEGIDREGILWDSNSYNAEFKSLLLKRALQSLLLIDKSKMNRTSEIKIGGISDVVQVITNLEMPETDALSEAEDEGISR, encoded by the coding sequence GTGAAAACAGATCGCCATCAGGCCATCGTACAACTCATCCGACAGCATGAAACCCTGACCACTGAAGATCTTGCCGAACTGCTGCACGTTAGCAAGGAGACGATCCGACGCGATCTTAATACGCTACAGGCGCAAGGTAAGATCATCCGCCAACACGGCCGCGCCAAAAGCATCAAGCGCGATACGCAAGACAACGGCGATCCCTTCAGCGCTCGCTTGAAAAGCCACTTCACCAGCAAAGCCGACATCGCGCGCCAAACGCTTCCATGGATCGATGCGGGAATGACGATTGCCCTTGATGCCAGCTCAACCTGCTGGTATTTGGCGAAACAATTACCTGATATTGATATCACCGTGTTCACCAACAGCGTGCGCATTTGCCAAGAACTGTCGAAACGAGAGCATATCCAGCTCATCAGCTCCGGCGGCCTGCTACAGCGTAAGTATGCGTGCTATGTCAATCCAGCCATCCTTTCACAGCTCAAAGAACTCGAAATCGATCTCTTTATCTTCTCGTGTGAAGGCATTGATAGAGAAGGTATTTTATGGGATTCAAACAGCTATAACGCTGAATTTAAATCGCTGCTGCTTAAGCGTGCACTACAATCTTTATTACTGATAGATAAAAGCAAAATGAATCGCACCAGTGAAATAAAGATTGGTGGCATTAGCGATGTGGTGCAGGTGATAACGAACTTAGAAATGCCGGAAACTGACGCTTTGTCGGAAGCTGAAGATGAGGGTATCAGCCGTTAG
- the fucK gene encoding L-fuculokinase: protein MNHDVVIILDCGATNIRAMAIDAKGIVVAKASTANASQPAAENDQWHIWSLDDILQRFADCCQQLMPQLNGYHIHALSVTTFGVDGALVDKNGELLYPVISWKCPRTAAIMEKIDRYITPGELQTISGIGQFSFNTLYKLIWIKENRPELLEQAHAWLFISSLINHRLTGEFTTDRTMAGTSQLLDVRQETFSETILQRTGLPSSLFPRMVAAGEHVGNLLPKMAARFGIPVGTPVISAGHDTQFALFGSGAELDQPVLSSGTWEILMVRTPQVNTSLLPRFAGSTCELDSCQGLFNPGLQWLASGVLERVRQLYWPNEKIPDAYAQMITEAGAIRPGAEGLRMNCQLLDNHAQAGWRGMRLHTERGHFYRSALEGLSWQLQQNLAVLENIGGFASKELLLVGGGSRNMLWNQIKADVLNLPVKVLHDAETTVLGAAMFAWSGVGYYDSPEQARQQVNYRYQSYYPGEQSEIYQSLAHENNLLKEGV from the coding sequence ATGAACCATGATGTGGTGATCATTTTAGACTGCGGTGCCACCAATATTCGCGCTATGGCGATAGACGCCAAAGGCATTGTGGTCGCTAAGGCGTCCACCGCCAATGCGAGCCAGCCCGCCGCAGAAAATGACCAATGGCATATCTGGTCATTAGATGACATTTTGCAGCGCTTTGCCGATTGCTGTCAGCAGCTCATGCCACAGCTAAACGGCTACCACATTCATGCGCTGAGCGTGACCACCTTTGGCGTTGACGGTGCGCTGGTCGATAAAAACGGCGAATTACTCTATCCGGTGATTAGCTGGAAGTGTCCGCGAACGGCCGCGATTATGGAGAAAATCGATCGCTATATTACGCCCGGCGAACTGCAAACCATTTCCGGCATCGGCCAATTTAGCTTTAATACTTTGTATAAGCTGATCTGGATAAAAGAAAATCGGCCTGAATTATTAGAACAAGCACATGCATGGCTGTTTATTTCCTCGCTGATTAACCACCGGCTGACCGGCGAATTCACCACCGATCGCACCATGGCTGGCACCAGCCAGCTACTCGACGTGCGCCAAGAAACTTTTAGCGAGACTATTTTACAACGCACTGGCCTCCCCTCTTCGCTCTTCCCGCGCATGGTCGCCGCAGGGGAGCATGTTGGCAATTTATTACCGAAAATGGCCGCGCGTTTTGGCATTCCCGTAGGCACTCCGGTGATTTCCGCCGGTCATGATACCCAGTTTGCCCTGTTTGGCTCCGGTGCCGAACTCGATCAGCCCGTGTTGTCATCCGGTACATGGGAAATTCTGATGGTTCGCACACCACAGGTGAATACGTCGCTGCTGCCGCGTTTTGCCGGTTCGACCTGCGAACTTGATAGCTGCCAAGGCCTGTTCAACCCCGGTCTTCAGTGGCTAGCGTCCGGCGTGTTGGAAAGAGTGCGCCAGCTTTATTGGCCTAACGAAAAAATCCCCGATGCCTACGCCCAAATGATTACCGAAGCTGGCGCCATTCGCCCCGGCGCGGAAGGCCTGCGCATGAACTGCCAACTGCTTGATAACCACGCTCAGGCGGGTTGGCGCGGCATGCGTTTGCACACCGAGCGTGGGCATTTCTACCGCTCCGCTCTCGAAGGACTTTCTTGGCAACTACAGCAAAATCTCGCAGTGCTAGAAAACATTGGGGGGTTTGCTTCTAAGGAATTACTGCTGGTTGGCGGCGGCAGCCGAAACATGCTGTGGAATCAGATTAAAGCCGATGTTTTAAATCTTCCGGTCAAAGTGCTGCACGATGCAGAAACCACCGTGTTAGGCGCTGCGATGTTCGCTTGGAGCGGTGTGGGTTACTACGATTCGCCAGAACAGGCTCGCCAGCAGGTGAATTATCGCTATCAATCTTATTATCCCGGCGAGCAAAGCGAGATCTATCAATCTCTTGCCCACGAAAATAATCTGCTTAAGGAAGGAGTATAA
- a CDS encoding YlaC family protein, with translation MSEIERILKEEIDRVNKAEHRDNRPRFSISFIKKHPGLFVGMYLAYAATLAVMLQSETLADVTWVMTLLFVGLNLFFFFDVNPRYHYDDIDVLDLRVCFNGEWYNTRMVPDALVDSILQSSQVDESRKQKLRAIMQRKSELSFYDIFAVGQNRSPV, from the coding sequence ATGAGCGAAATTGAACGCATCCTTAAAGAAGAAATCGACAGGGTGAATAAAGCCGAACACCGCGATAATCGTCCGCGCTTTAGCATCAGCTTTATAAAAAAACATCCTGGGCTATTCGTGGGTATGTATCTGGCCTATGCGGCTACGTTGGCGGTGATGTTGCAGTCAGAAACGCTGGCAGACGTAACATGGGTGATGACGCTGCTGTTTGTGGGGTTGAACCTGTTCTTCTTTTTTGACGTCAATCCACGCTATCACTACGACGATATCGACGTTCTGGATCTGCGCGTATGCTTCAACGGCGAATGGTATAACACGCGAATGGTGCCGGACGCGCTGGTCGACAGCATTCTGCAATCCTCTCAGGTAGATGAATCACGCAAGCAGAAGCTACGCGCCATTATGCAGCGAAAATCTGAACTGTCGTTCTACGATATTTTTGCCGTAGGGCAGAATCGATCGCCGGTTTGA
- the fucU gene encoding L-fucose mutarotase, with product MLKNISPLISPQLLKTLAEMGHGDEIIFSDAHFPAHSMGPKVIRADGLRVSDLLAAIIPLFELDSYAPPLIMMAAVEGDTLDASVEQRYLQALSSPDRRDLSVTRIDRFAFYERAQKAFAIVITGETAKYGNILLKKGVTP from the coding sequence ATGCTGAAAAATATCTCTCCGCTGATCTCACCTCAATTGCTCAAGACCTTGGCAGAAATGGGACACGGCGATGAAATCATTTTTTCCGATGCGCATTTTCCCGCTCATAGTATGGGGCCGAAAGTCATTCGAGCCGATGGGCTGCGCGTCAGCGATTTACTGGCCGCCATCATCCCGCTGTTTGAACTCGATAGCTACGCCCCGCCGTTGATCATGATGGCTGCGGTTGAAGGCGATACGCTGGATGCCAGCGTGGAGCAGCGCTATTTGCAGGCATTATCGAGCCCCGATCGCCGCGATCTGTCGGTCACTCGTATCGATCGCTTTGCCTTTTACGAACGAGCCCAAAAGGCCTTTGCGATCGTCATCACAGGCGAGACGGCTAAATACGGGAATATACTGTTAAAAAAAGGGGTGACGCCTTAA
- a CDS encoding DUF2474 domain-containing protein, translating to MTTIEAQTPRSPLWKRMLWLAAIWAGSVLALGCVSMIFRLLMTAAGLKSH from the coding sequence ATGACAACGATTGAAGCACAAACGCCCCGCTCTCCGTTATGGAAACGCATGCTGTGGCTGGCGGCTATCTGGGCTGGAAGCGTGTTGGCACTGGGCTGTGTCTCGATGATATTCCGTTTATTGATGACGGCCGCTGGGCTGAAGTCACATTGA
- the mdoC gene encoding glucans biosynthesis protein MdoC yields the protein MLLGIPFHVSLVYSAHHWVVNSTPESLTLSLFNDFIHAFRMQVFFVISGYFSCMLYQRYPLKKWLNVRLTRLLIPMATAMVLITLPQFWYILHHTSGIGDWDQANVWQKANICVWYLVSHLWFLLTLSLLTVISAPLLNAIVNRGLWSKVPTHMLLPIFIALGVVFAVLHKLCATFMPEITGSALFNFLVVNTLMYFPFYLLGAVAFVHIKHKENITRVSFSDGLIAAASVGLYLLNENTQVFAPLQLSVQFCLIFIIGLTMTKVVLTLGHRLLNRESRGVTYFVGASLFIYLVHHPLTIIYGSLMETAHPNPFIGFIIGVTLVVLGSLALYEIHRRVPLLRYLFSGKPQKPVVNSLK from the coding sequence ATGCTGTTGGGGATACCTTTTCATGTTTCACTGGTCTATTCAGCCCACCATTGGGTGGTGAATAGCACGCCAGAAAGCCTGACTCTCAGCTTATTTAATGATTTCATCCACGCCTTTCGTATGCAGGTCTTCTTTGTTATTTCAGGCTATTTTTCCTGCATGCTGTATCAGCGATACCCGCTAAAAAAATGGCTGAACGTTCGCCTAACGCGATTATTGATCCCGATGGCAACCGCGATGGTGCTGATCACGCTGCCCCAGTTCTGGTATATCCTGCATCACACTTCGGGGATCGGCGATTGGGATCAGGCTAATGTGTGGCAAAAAGCCAATATTTGCGTGTGGTATCTGGTTTCACACCTTTGGTTTTTACTCACGCTAAGTTTGCTTACCGTCATCAGCGCGCCGCTGCTCAACGCTATCGTGAATCGCGGGCTTTGGAGCAAAGTACCAACCCACATGTTATTGCCAATTTTCATCGCATTAGGCGTTGTTTTTGCCGTTCTACACAAGCTTTGCGCGACCTTCATGCCTGAGATTACCGGCTCGGCGTTATTTAACTTTTTAGTGGTGAATACGTTGATGTATTTCCCGTTTTATTTGCTCGGTGCCGTGGCATTCGTGCACATAAAACATAAAGAAAATATTACGCGGGTGTCATTCAGCGACGGTCTGATTGCTGCGGCGTCGGTGGGATTATATCTATTGAATGAAAACACACAGGTCTTCGCACCGCTTCAGCTCAGCGTGCAGTTTTGCCTGATTTTCATCATTGGTCTGACGATGACTAAAGTCGTACTTACGCTGGGTCATCGCCTGTTAAATCGCGAGTCGCGCGGCGTGACCTACTTTGTTGGCGCATCGCTGTTTATCTATCTGGTACATCATCCACTGACGATTATTTACGGCAGCCTGATGGAAACCGCACATCCGAACCCATTTATTGGATTCATTATTGGCGTCACGCTGGTGGTATTAGGATCGTTAGCGCTGTATGAAATACATCGCCGCGTGCCTCTGTTGCGCTACCTGTTTTCGGGTAAACCGCAGAAACCTGTCGTAAATTCACTGAAATGA
- a CDS encoding MFS transporter has product MNMTGMQNYNRTRWLTLVGTIITQFALGSVYTWSLFNGPLSEKLDEPISRVAFSFGLLSLALAVASSVAGKLQDRFGVRNVTIAAGVVLALGFFLTAHSNNLIMLYLSAGILVGLADGAGYLMTLSNCVKWFPERKGMISACAIGAYGLGSLGFKYIDTSLLATYGLENTFMIWGGLAMVMVMAGAMLMKDAPKQEVAASNAQGESTAQDYTLVEAVRQPQYWMLALMFLTACMSGLYVIGVAKDIGEGMVHLPAMTAASAVTVIAIANLSGRLVLGILSDKMARIRVISLAQVISLIGMGTLLFVPLNEGLFFASVACIAFSFGGTITVYPSLVSDFFGLNNLTKNYGLLYLGFGIGSIIGSIIASMFGGFIVTFSVIMTLLVISLVLSATIRMPGHREEHNQLAHV; this is encoded by the coding sequence ATGAATATGACTGGCATGCAAAATTACAATCGCACCCGCTGGCTAACGCTGGTTGGCACCATCATTACTCAGTTCGCTCTGGGTTCCGTTTATACCTGGAGCCTGTTCAACGGCCCTCTGTCTGAAAAACTAGACGAACCTATCAGCCGCGTGGCCTTTTCCTTCGGCCTGCTGAGCCTCGCACTTGCGGTGGCCTCTTCCGTTGCGGGTAAATTGCAGGACCGTTTCGGCGTACGCAACGTCACTATCGCCGCTGGTGTGGTATTAGCGCTGGGGTTCTTCTTAACCGCGCACTCTAACAACCTGATCATGCTGTATCTCAGCGCCGGTATCTTGGTCGGCCTTGCCGATGGTGCTGGTTACCTGATGACGCTTTCAAACTGCGTAAAATGGTTCCCAGAGCGTAAAGGCATGATTTCAGCCTGTGCTATTGGTGCCTACGGTTTAGGTAGCCTTGGTTTCAAATATATCGATACCAGCCTGCTGGCCACTTATGGCTTGGAAAACACCTTCATGATTTGGGGTGGCTTGGCCATGGTGATGGTGATGGCTGGAGCAATGCTAATGAAAGATGCGCCAAAACAAGAAGTTGCTGCATCGAATGCGCAAGGTGAAAGCACCGCGCAGGATTACACACTGGTAGAAGCCGTGCGTCAGCCACAATATTGGATGCTAGCACTGATGTTCCTGACCGCCTGCATGAGTGGCCTGTATGTGATTGGTGTGGCGAAAGATATCGGTGAAGGCATGGTTCATTTGCCTGCCATGACCGCCGCCAGCGCCGTAACCGTGATTGCCATTGCTAACCTGAGTGGCCGCTTGGTGCTGGGCATTCTGTCTGACAAAATGGCACGTATTCGCGTTATCTCTCTGGCTCAGGTCATTTCCCTCATCGGTATGGGGACACTGCTGTTCGTTCCTTTGAATGAAGGTCTGTTCTTTGCTTCCGTTGCCTGTATCGCATTCAGCTTCGGCGGCACGATTACCGTATATCCATCGCTGGTCAGTGACTTCTTTGGCTTAAACAACCTGACTAAAAACTACGGCCTGCTGTATCTGGGCTTCGGTATCGGCAGCATCATTGGTTCTATCATCGCGTCAATGTTCGGCGGCTTCATCGTGACCTTCTCGGTGATTATGACTCTGCTGGTGATTTCACTGGTACTGTCCGCAACCATCCGCATGCCAGGACACCGTGAAGAGCACAATCAGCTAGCCCACGTATAA
- the fucA gene encoding L-fuculose-phosphate aldolase: protein MERDSLAREIIHTCLEMTRLGLNQGTAGNVSVRYRDGMLITPTGIPYENLTESHIVYIDQHGKHEEGKVPSSEWRFHQIAYQTRPEANAVVHNHAVNCTAVSILNRPIPAIHYMIAAAGGSTIPCAPYATFGTKQLSEHVAVALKNRKATLLQHHGMIACEANLQKALWLAHEVEVLAELYLVTLPIVDPVPVLSDEEIAIVLEKFKTYGLRVEE, encoded by the coding sequence ATGGAAAGAGACTCATTAGCTCGCGAAATAATTCATACCTGCTTGGAAATGACACGTCTGGGCTTAAATCAGGGGACTGCGGGTAATGTCAGCGTGCGCTACCGCGATGGAATGCTGATTACCCCAACGGGCATCCCTTATGAGAATTTGACCGAGTCACATATTGTTTATATCGATCAGCATGGGAAACACGAGGAGGGGAAAGTGCCCTCAAGTGAATGGCGCTTCCATCAGATTGCGTATCAAACGCGTCCAGAAGCCAACGCGGTGGTGCACAACCATGCCGTGAACTGCACGGCGGTTTCTATTCTGAATCGGCCAATCCCAGCCATTCATTACATGATTGCCGCCGCCGGTGGCAGCACCATCCCCTGCGCGCCTTATGCGACGTTTGGTACCAAACAACTTTCCGAGCATGTTGCCGTTGCGCTGAAAAATCGTAAAGCCACGCTGTTACAGCATCACGGCATGATTGCCTGCGAAGCCAATTTACAAAAGGCTTTATGGCTGGCCCACGAAGTTGAAGTTTTAGCCGAGCTTTATCTGGTAACGTTGCCAATCGTTGATCCGGTACCGGTCTTGTCTGATGAAGAAATCGCCATTGTATTGGAGAAATTCAAGACTTACGGCCTGCGTGTGGAAGAGTAG
- the fucO gene encoding lactaldehyde reductase, whose amino-acid sequence MTNRMILNETSFFGRGAVNELVPEVLRRGYGKALIVTDAQLVACGVVEKVTAKLDAAGLEYQVFDRVVPNPTISVVQRGLATFNASGADYLIAIGGGSPQDTCKAIGIISANPEFEDVRSLEGVAPTHSPSVPILAIPTTAGTAAEVTINYVITDEENRRKFVCVDPHDIPLVAFIDADMMDGMPASLKAATGVDALTHAIEGFITRGAWELTDTLHLKAIEIIARSLRSSVAGLPEAVEDMALGQYVAGMGFSNVGLGLVHGMAHPLGAFYNTPHGVANAILLPHVMRYNAAYTGEKYRQIAQAMGADVAHATLEQAREAAIQAVEALNRDVGIPASLKEVGVREEDIAELAQAAFDDVCTGGNPRQAKIAEIEALYLAAM is encoded by the coding sequence ATGACAAATCGAATGATTTTGAATGAAACATCGTTTTTTGGCCGTGGCGCGGTGAACGAATTAGTGCCAGAGGTTTTGCGCCGTGGTTATGGTAAAGCGCTGATCGTAACCGACGCTCAGTTAGTTGCCTGTGGCGTGGTGGAAAAGGTGACCGCTAAACTCGATGCCGCCGGATTGGAATATCAGGTTTTTGATCGCGTGGTGCCTAATCCCACTATCTCCGTTGTGCAGCGTGGGCTGGCAACGTTTAACGCAAGTGGCGCTGATTATCTGATCGCCATTGGCGGCGGTTCACCGCAGGATACCTGCAAAGCGATTGGGATCATCAGCGCCAACCCTGAGTTTGAGGATGTGCGCAGTTTGGAAGGCGTTGCGCCAACTCATAGCCCAAGCGTGCCGATTTTGGCGATCCCAACCACGGCAGGAACAGCGGCTGAAGTGACCATTAACTACGTGATCACCGATGAGGAGAATCGCCGGAAGTTTGTTTGTGTCGATCCTCACGATATTCCGCTGGTGGCCTTTATCGACGCCGATATGATGGACGGCATGCCTGCCAGTTTGAAAGCGGCAACGGGTGTGGATGCGCTTACCCATGCGATTGAGGGATTTATCACGCGCGGCGCATGGGAGCTTACCGATACGCTGCATTTGAAAGCGATTGAAATCATCGCTCGCTCACTGCGTAGCTCTGTTGCCGGTCTGCCAGAGGCCGTTGAAGATATGGCGCTAGGACAATATGTGGCGGGGATGGGGTTCTCTAACGTGGGATTAGGCTTGGTACACGGTATGGCCCATCCGCTAGGTGCGTTTTATAACACGCCGCACGGCGTAGCCAACGCGATTTTACTGCCTCATGTCATGCGTTATAACGCCGCATACACCGGTGAAAAATATCGTCAGATTGCGCAGGCGATGGGGGCAGATGTGGCTCATGCCACGCTGGAACAGGCGCGAGAAGCGGCAATTCAAGCCGTAGAGGCACTGAATCGTGACGTGGGGATTCCCGCTTCGCTAAAAGAAGTTGGCGTGCGTGAGGAAGATATCGCAGAGCTGGCGCAGGCCGCGTTTGACGACGTTTGTACCGGAGGGAATCCGCGCCAGGCGAAAATCGCAGAGATCGAGGCGCTGTATCTGGCGGCAATGTGA
- a CDS encoding HdeD family acid-resistance protein has protein sequence MLNIDRKSLLGLDGNFLKKQRTLLLVISFLLLLGGIFCLINPFASGAALSAIVGTLFMLSGIGLIIGMIANRTRNFWPMVAGILMGVAYIIMGYVFITNPMVGIFTMSVILATLFALGGIIRLSAGYKLRGVSGGWLQIIIGILDLAIAAMFITAGPAMSVTLVTTIVGIEMLFSSFSCFQIAGMFKREA, from the coding sequence ATGTTAAATATCGATCGTAAAAGTTTGCTCGGTTTGGACGGAAACTTTCTTAAAAAACAGCGTACCTTGCTGTTAGTTATCTCCTTTCTGCTGCTCTTGGGTGGGATTTTCTGCCTGATTAACCCCTTTGCTTCCGGCGCAGCATTAAGCGCCATTGTGGGCACGCTGTTTATGCTCAGCGGTATCGGTTTGATTATCGGGATGATTGCCAACCGCACGCGTAATTTCTGGCCGATGGTGGCGGGCATTCTGATGGGCGTCGCATACATCATTATGGGCTACGTATTTATCACCAATCCGATGGTGGGTATTTTCACCATGTCGGTGATCTTAGCGACCCTCTTTGCCCTCGGCGGTATTATTCGTTTGAGCGCTGGTTACAAACTGCGTGGCGTTAGCGGAGGATGGCTACAAATCATCATTGGGATTTTAGACTTGGCGATTGCCGCCATGTTTATCACCGCCGGGCCAGCCATGTCAGTCACACTGGTCACCACTATTGTTGGGATTGAGATGCTGTTTAGCTCTTTCAGCTGTTTCCAAATCGCGGGGATGTTTAAGAGAGAGGCTTAA
- a CDS encoding cupin: METFKAQTPAEEYGVGITRRSGVISNGKPAAELTFESGAFSQLRKQMQGNTTRVVSGEFEFTVGAETHLLIAGESVNIPVNIISGCFCLSTGVLVETPL, encoded by the coding sequence ATGGAGACATTCAAAGCACAGACTCCGGCTGAAGAATATGGCGTTGGCATCACCCGCCGTAGCGGAGTTATCAGCAACGGCAAACCTGCCGCTGAGTTAACGTTTGAGTCTGGTGCTTTTAGCCAGCTACGCAAGCAGATGCAAGGTAACACCACGCGCGTGGTTAGCGGAGAGTTTGAATTTACCGTTGGCGCAGAGACGCATCTGCTCATCGCCGGTGAATCCGTCAATATTCCCGTTAACATAATCAGTGGATGCTTCTGCCTTTCCACCGGAGTTTTGGTGGAAACGCCGCTCTAA
- the fucP gene encoding L-fucose:H+ symporter permease, producing MGNVSIQSENYRVASHERKGNYLIPFALLCSLFFLWAVANNLNDILLPQFQQAFTLTNFQAGLIQSAFYFGYFLIPIPAGILMKKLSYKAGIITGLLFYAIGAALFWPAAEGMNYTLFLIGLFIIAAGLGCLETAANPFVTVLGPEESGHFRINLAQTFNSFGAIIAVVFGQGLILSHVPHQPAEVLSQMAPEQLAAYNHSLVLAVQSPYMMIVAIVLFVALLIAFTKFPTIQSDAHSGDKGGSLLASVSRLLRIRHWRWAVLAQFCYVGAQTACWSYLIRYAIEELPGTTPGFAANYLTATMVCFFIGRFSGTWLIRHYAPHKVLAIYAFISMLLCIISAAAGGHVGLIALTLCSMFMSIQYPTIFSLGIKGLDQDTKYGSSIIVMTIIGGGIVTPVMGFVSDAAGNIPTAELIPALCFAIIFIFAKFRSNIMPRATA from the coding sequence ATGGGAAACGTTTCAATCCAGTCAGAAAACTACCGCGTTGCCAGTCATGAGCGCAAAGGGAATTATTTAATTCCATTTGCATTATTATGTTCACTTTTCTTTTTATGGGCTGTCGCTAACAACCTAAATGATATTTTACTGCCTCAGTTTCAGCAGGCATTTACCTTAACTAACTTTCAAGCTGGGCTGATACAGTCAGCATTTTACTTTGGTTACTTCCTAATCCCTATTCCTGCCGGAATATTAATGAAAAAACTTAGTTATAAGGCAGGGATTATTACTGGGTTATTATTTTATGCCATTGGCGCCGCACTGTTTTGGCCTGCCGCCGAGGGAATGAATTATACCTTATTTCTTATTGGCTTATTTATCATAGCCGCGGGACTTGGCTGTTTGGAAACGGCGGCTAATCCTTTTGTTACCGTATTAGGGCCAGAGGAATCAGGACATTTCAGAATTAATCTAGCCCAAACCTTTAATTCATTTGGTGCCATTATTGCCGTCGTTTTTGGTCAGGGGCTAATTTTATCTCATGTTCCTCATCAGCCAGCCGAAGTGTTAAGCCAAATGGCGCCAGAGCAGCTCGCGGCCTATAACCACAGCTTGGTGCTGGCGGTTCAGTCGCCCTACATGATGATCGTGGCCATTGTACTGTTTGTCGCCTTGCTGATTGCCTTCACTAAATTCCCAACCATTCAAAGTGATGCGCATAGCGGTGACAAAGGCGGTTCCCTGCTGGCTTCGGTATCACGTCTGCTACGTATCCGGCATTGGCGCTGGGCCGTATTAGCGCAGTTCTGCTATGTCGGTGCTCAAACCGCCTGCTGGAGCTATCTGATCCGTTACGCCATTGAGGAGCTTCCAGGCACAACGCCAGGATTTGCCGCCAATTATCTCACTGCCACCATGGTGTGCTTCTTCATCGGGCGTTTTAGCGGAACGTGGCTTATCCGTCACTATGCACCGCACAAGGTTTTAGCCATCTATGCCTTTATTTCCATGCTGTTATGCATCATTTCCGCAGCGGCCGGCGGCCACGTTGGCCTTATCGCGCTAACGCTGTGCAGCATGTTTATGTCTATCCAATATCCGACCATTTTCTCCTTAGGGATTAAGGGATTAGACCAAGACACCAAATACGGTTCATCCATTATTGTTATGACCATTATCGGCGGCGGCATTGTCACACCGGTCATGGGATTTGTTAGCGATGCGGCGGGCAACATTCCAACCGCAGAACTGATCCCGGCGCTGTGCTTCGCCATCATTTTCATCTTTGCCAAGTTCAGATCAAACATCATGCCGCGCGCAACGGCTTAA
- a CDS encoding bestrophin family protein, translating into MIVRPQQHWFRRLFVWHGSVLPKILFRLSLNFGFACIAVVCYLWHEMLDVNLTLAPFSLLGVAIAIFLGFRNNASYARFTEARLLWGNLLITERSLLREVKSLMPDPAEQARYFTSLLIAFTYCLKHQLRKTDMRIDVDRLLAPSERNSVLNSHSPCNTLLLKMGMWLGEQRRLGRISDISFHSIDSNLNHLSSILGGCERISNTPIPFAYSLIVHRTVYLFCALLPFALVSDLHYLTPLVSVFISYTFISLDSLAEELEDPFGMAPNDLPLNAISATIEINLREMIEDDEKPIPMKPDHHCLLS; encoded by the coding sequence ATGATTGTTAGACCCCAACAACATTGGTTTCGCCGCCTATTTGTGTGGCATGGCTCCGTGTTACCTAAAATTCTCTTCCGCTTAAGCTTAAATTTTGGTTTTGCCTGCATCGCTGTGGTTTGTTATCTGTGGCATGAAATGTTGGATGTGAATCTGACGTTGGCTCCGTTCAGCCTGCTGGGCGTTGCCATTGCGATCTTTCTCGGTTTTCGTAATAACGCCAGCTATGCGCGTTTTACCGAGGCGCGTCTGCTGTGGGGGAATTTGCTGATCACCGAACGTTCGCTGCTAAGGGAAGTGAAAAGCCTGATGCCGGATCCAGCAGAACAGGCACGCTATTTCACTTCGTTGCTGATTGCGTTCACCTACTGCTTAAAGCATCAACTGCGTAAAACTGATATGCGTATTGATGTAGACCGGCTGCTGGCGCCATCGGAGCGTAATTCGGTGCTCAATAGTCACTCTCCTTGTAATACGCTGTTGTTGAAAATGGGGATGTGGTTAGGTGAACAGCGCCGATTGGGGCGGATTAGCGACATCAGTTTTCATTCGATAGACAGCAACTTGAATCATCTTTCTTCTATTCTTGGCGGCTGCGAACGTATCTCCAATACGCCGATCCCGTTTGCCTATAGCCTGATTGTGCATCGCACTGTGTATCTGTTCTGCGCGTTGCTGCCGTTTGCCTTGGTGTCGGATTTACACTATCTCACGCCGCTGGTGTCGGTATTTATTTCCTATACCTTTATCTCGTTGGATTCACTGGCTGAAGAACTGGAAGATCCCTTTGGCATGGCGCCAAACGATCTGCCGCTTAATGCGATTTCTGCCACGATAGAGATTAATCTGCGGGAAATGATTGAAGATGATGAGAAACCGATTCCGATGAAACCGGATCATCATTGTTTGTTGAGTTGA